In Rhodobium gokarnense, one DNA window encodes the following:
- a CDS encoding cytochrome c has protein sequence MKTAIGVAALVLVLAGAGAVGLSVWPIGTAVTLAERNGDARRGAYLARMAGCIACHTDVKGGGKPLAGGLALKTRFGTFFSPNLTRDADHGIGGWSIEDFARAVRQGVSPDGDPYYPAFPYPFYAVLSDKDIADLWAAFRTVPAVAEPSKPHELSFPYGFRSGVKLWRAAFLSDAGLAEAPDRSDAWRRGRYIVKGPAHCGACHTPRNFAGARDAELALHGSDALPDGGKSPPITTAALKRNGWTHNDIAYALKTGLAPDGDAFGGSMGDVVRHGTSFLTAGDRKAIATYLLDEDEEQP, from the coding sequence ATGAAGACGGCGATTGGCGTTGCCGCCCTGGTCCTGGTACTCGCCGGCGCCGGGGCGGTCGGGCTGTCGGTCTGGCCGATCGGCACCGCGGTCACGCTCGCCGAGCGCAACGGCGATGCCCGGCGCGGCGCCTATCTGGCGCGCATGGCCGGCTGCATCGCCTGCCACACGGACGTGAAGGGCGGCGGCAAGCCGCTCGCCGGCGGGCTGGCGCTCAAGACCCGGTTCGGAACCTTCTTCTCGCCGAACCTGACGCGCGATGCAGACCACGGCATCGGCGGCTGGTCGATCGAGGATTTCGCCCGCGCCGTGCGCCAGGGCGTGTCGCCGGACGGGGATCCCTACTACCCGGCCTTCCCCTATCCGTTCTACGCGGTGCTGTCCGATAAGGACATCGCCGACCTGTGGGCCGCGTTCCGGACCGTTCCCGCCGTCGCCGAGCCGTCGAAGCCGCACGAACTATCGTTCCCCTACGGCTTTCGCAGCGGCGTGAAGCTGTGGCGGGCCGCGTTCCTTTCCGATGCCGGATTGGCGGAAGCGCCGGACCGCAGCGATGCTTGGCGGCGCGGCCGCTACATCGTCAAAGGTCCGGCCCATTGCGGGGCCTGCCACACGCCGCGCAATTTTGCCGGCGCCCGCGACGCGGAGCTCGCCCTGCACGGCTCGGACGCCCTTCCGGACGGCGGCAAGTCGCCGCCGATCACGACGGCCGCCCTCAAACGAAACGGCTGGACGCACAACGACATCGCCTATGCCCTGAAGACCGGCCTTGCGCCCGACGGCGATGCCTTCGGCGGGTCGATGGGCGACGTCGTCCGCCACGGCACGTCGTTTCTCACCGCGGGCGACCGCAAGGCCATCGCCACCTATCTCCTTGACGAGGACGAAGAACAGCCATGA
- a CDS encoding multicopper oxidase family protein, whose translation MTIDRRAFLKQTAAAFAAAPFLTVGATAADGFRELTARKAKIKLADPDGPTSDLWGYDGTVPGPIIRAKRGETLRIRFRNALDEPTSVHWHGIRIDNAMDGVSGLTQDAVEPGESFDYVFTVPDAGTYWYHAHNKSWNEVARGLYGLLVVDEDEPLFAPEADISFVLDDWLLDDSGRFDVASLGNMMDWSHGGRTGNRLTVNGVTRPDVAVETGRWYRVRLLNACNSRILYFDPNRVGGKVIAYDGQPVGEARKLDYSPHLIGPAQRVDLVLTFDRPGSVPISLETEDKEKPYPFATFRVANGSAAAPALPAIPGTDLPVPDLSAAKHFKLLMEGGAMGRIGHLTYEGKPITRQVMMESRRMWGFNGITNFPDEPFFSVKRGETVVIDTVNQTAFPHAMHTHGHHFQVIDRSGSEVAETPWRDTFLIGPEQTTRIAFVADNPGKWLYHCHMLEHAAAGMTTWFEVT comes from the coding sequence ATGACGATCGATCGTCGCGCCTTTCTCAAACAAACCGCCGCAGCGTTCGCGGCAGCACCCTTCCTGACGGTCGGCGCCACGGCCGCCGACGGCTTTCGCGAGCTGACGGCGCGCAAGGCAAAGATCAAGCTCGCCGATCCGGACGGCCCGACGAGCGACCTGTGGGGCTATGACGGCACAGTGCCGGGCCCCATTATCCGGGCCAAACGCGGCGAAACCCTCCGCATCCGCTTTCGCAACGCGCTCGACGAGCCCACCTCGGTGCACTGGCACGGCATCCGCATCGATAACGCCATGGACGGCGTCTCGGGCCTCACCCAGGACGCGGTCGAGCCCGGCGAGAGCTTCGACTACGTCTTCACGGTGCCGGATGCCGGAACCTACTGGTACCACGCCCACAACAAGAGCTGGAACGAGGTCGCGCGCGGCCTCTACGGCCTTCTCGTCGTCGACGAAGACGAGCCGCTTTTTGCGCCGGAGGCCGACATCTCCTTCGTCCTCGACGACTGGCTCCTTGATGACAGCGGGCGCTTCGATGTGGCGAGCCTCGGCAACATGATGGACTGGAGCCACGGCGGACGCACCGGCAACCGGCTGACCGTCAATGGGGTGACCCGGCCCGACGTCGCCGTAGAGACCGGGCGCTGGTATCGCGTCCGCCTCCTCAATGCCTGCAATTCGCGCATCCTCTATTTCGACCCCAACCGCGTCGGCGGCAAAGTCATTGCCTATGACGGCCAGCCCGTCGGCGAGGCACGCAAGCTCGACTACAGCCCGCACCTCATCGGACCGGCGCAACGCGTCGACCTTGTGTTGACGTTCGACCGGCCGGGGTCGGTGCCGATTTCCCTGGAGACCGAGGACAAGGAGAAGCCGTACCCCTTCGCGACCTTCCGCGTCGCCAATGGAAGCGCCGCAGCGCCCGCCCTGCCGGCGATCCCCGGGACCGACCTGCCGGTGCCGGACCTTTCCGCGGCAAAGCACTTCAAGCTGTTGATGGAAGGCGGGGCGATGGGCCGGATCGGCCATCTCACCTATGAGGGCAAGCCGATCACCCGCCAGGTGATGATGGAGTCGCGGCGGATGTGGGGCTTCAACGGCATCACCAACTTCCCGGACGAGCCGTTCTTCTCCGTGAAGCGCGGCGAGACCGTCGTCATCGACACGGTCAACCAGACCGCCTTTCCGCACGCCATGCATACCCACGGCCACCACTTCCAGGTCATCGACCGCAGCGGCAGCGAGGTCGCGGAAACGCCGTGGCGCGACACCTTCCTGATCGGGCCGGAGCAGACGACACGGATCGCCTTCGTCGCCGATAATCCCGGCAAATGGCTCTACCACTGCCACATGCTGGAACACGCGGCGGCCGGCATGACGACGTGGTTCGAGGTCACCTGA
- a CDS encoding c-type cytochrome produces the protein MTKKTLFAGGLVPAALSLSIAAAFAHGGAEGVVKDRMDAMKEMGKAVKATSAMFKGEAPYDLATVRKAAETINAHSGAALVKMFPEGTDHAPSEALPKIWNDRDRFEDLANRLKVLSEGLAEAADNGPGEDGSGGHMMEPGSMMGSDGTMMEPGAMMGDGSMMDGSMMGGQSMMDGSMMDGSGMPTPEMLAAMPAEGVFNMVVQTCSSCHTEFRRDKE, from the coding sequence GTGACAAAGAAGACCCTTTTCGCCGGGGGGCTCGTCCCCGCGGCCCTCTCGCTGTCCATCGCGGCGGCATTCGCCCATGGCGGCGCCGAAGGCGTCGTCAAGGACCGCATGGACGCCATGAAGGAGATGGGCAAGGCCGTCAAGGCGACGTCCGCCATGTTCAAGGGCGAAGCGCCTTACGATTTGGCCACCGTCCGGAAAGCGGCAGAGACCATCAACGCCCATTCAGGCGCCGCGCTTGTCAAGATGTTTCCGGAAGGAACCGACCACGCGCCCTCCGAAGCGCTGCCGAAGATCTGGAACGACCGGGACCGGTTCGAGGACCTCGCCAACCGGCTGAAAGTTCTCAGCGAGGGCCTTGCCGAGGCGGCCGACAACGGCCCCGGAGAGGACGGCTCCGGCGGCCACATGATGGAGCCCGGCAGCATGATGGGCTCGGACGGCACGATGATGGAGCCGGGCGCCATGATGGGCGACGGGTCCATGATGGACGGTTCGATGATGGGCGGCCAGTCGATGATGGATGGTTCGATGATGGATGGTTCGGGCATGCCGACGCCGGAGATGCTGGCCGCCATGCCGGCCGAGGGCGTCTTCAACATGGTCGTCCAGACCTGCTCGTCCTGCCATACCGAGTTCCGGCGCGACAAGGAATGA
- a CDS encoding anaerobic sulfatase maturase, which yields MTGPHPFHVMAKPMGPRCNIDCAYCYYLEKEKLYPDEKRFRMSDAVLERYVRDLIAAGTRIGQREIAFAWQGGEPTMLGVDFFARAVALQKAHCPAGVAISNSFQTNGILLDDGWGAFLAREKFLVGISIDGPRPIHDRYRRDRAGRGTFDRVMAGLEVLKRHGVEYNILTTVHRENAIKGKEVYKFLKTLGTPHIQFIPIVERRAPSGGLAAAPQVDDDPSNVVSPWSVTPRAYGKFLCEVFDVWHRKDVGKIFVQFFENQVALWMGHPALLCVFAETCGNALAMEHNGDLFACDHFVYPEFRLGNILEAPLGDLAWSDKTEAFGNAKRDTLTAQCRACDFRFACNGGCPKHRILTSKDGEKGHNYFCESYTMFFRHAGDRLREIAAALGRFPRHGASNPHRG from the coding sequence ATGACCGGACCGCATCCTTTTCATGTCATGGCCAAGCCGATGGGGCCGCGCTGCAACATCGACTGCGCGTACTGCTACTACCTGGAAAAGGAAAAGCTCTATCCGGACGAGAAGCGGTTCCGCATGTCGGACGCCGTGCTGGAGCGCTATGTGCGCGACCTCATCGCGGCAGGAACGCGTATCGGCCAGCGCGAGATCGCATTCGCCTGGCAGGGCGGCGAGCCGACAATGCTCGGCGTCGACTTCTTTGCGCGCGCCGTCGCGCTCCAGAAGGCCCATTGCCCGGCGGGCGTCGCCATCAGCAATTCCTTCCAGACCAACGGTATCCTTCTGGACGACGGCTGGGGCGCGTTCCTTGCCCGCGAGAAATTCCTCGTCGGCATCAGCATCGACGGCCCGCGCCCGATCCACGACCGCTACCGGCGCGACCGGGCCGGGCGCGGCACCTTCGACCGGGTGATGGCGGGGCTTGAGGTGCTCAAGCGCCACGGGGTCGAGTACAACATCCTCACCACCGTCCACCGCGAGAACGCCATCAAGGGCAAGGAGGTCTACAAATTCCTGAAGACCCTCGGCACCCCGCACATCCAGTTCATCCCCATCGTAGAGCGCCGCGCGCCGTCGGGCGGCCTTGCCGCCGCGCCCCAGGTCGATGACGACCCGTCCAACGTCGTCAGCCCGTGGAGCGTCACGCCGCGCGCCTACGGCAAGTTCCTGTGCGAGGTCTTCGACGTCTGGCACCGCAAGGATGTCGGAAAGATCTTCGTCCAGTTCTTCGAGAACCAGGTCGCGCTCTGGATGGGTCACCCGGCCTTGCTGTGCGTCTTTGCCGAGACCTGCGGCAACGCCCTTGCCATGGAGCACAATGGCGATCTCTTCGCCTGCGACCACTTCGTCTATCCGGAATTCAGGCTCGGCAACATCCTGGAAGCGCCGCTCGGCGACCTGGCGTGGTCGGACAAGACAGAGGCTTTCGGCAACGCCAAGCGCGACACCCTGACGGCCCAATGCCGCGCCTGCGACTTCCGCTTTGCCTGCAATGGCGGCTGCCCCAAGCACCGCATCCTCACGTCGAAAGACGGCGAGAAGGGGCACAACTATTTCTGCGAAAGCTACACCATGTTCTTCCGCCATGCCGGCGACCGGCTCCGCGAGATCGCGGCCGCGCTCGGGCGGTTTCCGCGCCACGGTGCGAGCAATCCCCATCGCGGTTGA
- a CDS encoding response regulator: MTEQPFSPHVLVVDDHREIRDAVARYLEKNGLRVTSAQNAAEMDACLKAGRFDVIVLDVMMPGEDGLSAAKRLTAAGGPPILMLSALSEETDRVVGLEIGADDYLAKPFSPRELLARIKAILRRTERREPLAGSLGGRRLAFAGWVLDTDRRVLTRGGDDTEVSLTTAEFKLLTVFLERPRFVLSREQLLDLTSGRTAEVFDRTIDNQVSRLRRKIEPTPSKPEIITTVRAGGYSLAADVEVLS; this comes from the coding sequence ATGACCGAGCAGCCCTTCAGCCCCCACGTCCTCGTCGTCGACGACCACCGCGAGATCCGCGATGCGGTCGCGCGCTATCTTGAAAAGAACGGCCTCAGGGTGACCTCGGCGCAAAACGCGGCGGAGATGGATGCCTGCCTGAAGGCCGGCCGCTTCGATGTTATCGTGCTCGACGTCATGATGCCGGGCGAGGACGGCCTGTCGGCCGCCAAGCGGCTGACCGCGGCGGGCGGCCCGCCGATCCTCATGCTGAGCGCGCTGTCGGAGGAGACGGACCGGGTGGTCGGGCTGGAAATCGGCGCCGACGACTACCTCGCCAAGCCCTTCAGCCCGCGCGAACTGCTGGCGCGCATCAAGGCGATCCTGCGCCGCACGGAGCGGCGCGAACCGCTCGCCGGCAGCCTCGGCGGCCGGCGGCTGGCCTTTGCCGGCTGGGTGCTGGACACCGACCGGCGCGTCCTCACCCGCGGCGGGGACGACACGGAAGTGAGCCTGACGACGGCGGAATTCAAGCTCCTCACCGTGTTCCTGGAGCGGCCGCGCTTCGTGTTGTCGCGCGAACAGCTCCTGGACCTGACCAGCGGGCGGACCGCGGAGGTGTTCGACCGCACCATCGACAACCAGGTGAGCCGCCTCCGGCGCAAGATCGAGCCCACACCGTCAAAGCCGGAGATCATCACCACGGTCCGCGCCGGCGGCTACAGCCTTGCCGCCGATGTCGAGGTGCTGTCATGA
- a CDS encoding c-type cytochrome, whose protein sequence is MSAFVLVVVGVRLYVGNSTSDPAVTIVDVKVPEFSQVAALGARDFEANCVSCHGENASGTENGPPLVHNIYRPGHHPDYAFRTAAKAGVRAHHWRFGNMPPQPEVTAEEINRIIVYVRELQKENGIL, encoded by the coding sequence ATGTCAGCCTTCGTCCTGGTGGTCGTCGGCGTCCGGCTCTATGTCGGCAACAGCACCTCGGACCCGGCCGTCACGATCGTCGACGTCAAGGTGCCGGAGTTCAGCCAGGTCGCCGCCCTCGGCGCGCGCGACTTTGAGGCCAATTGCGTGTCCTGCCACGGCGAGAACGCAAGCGGCACGGAGAACGGGCCGCCGCTCGTTCACAACATCTACCGGCCCGGCCACCATCCGGACTACGCGTTCAGGACGGCCGCCAAGGCGGGCGTTCGGGCGCATCACTGGCGCTTCGGCAACATGCCGCCGCAACCTGAGGTCACGGCAGAGGAGATCAATCGCATAATTGTGTATGTGCGTGAGCTTCAAAAGGAAAACGGAATCCTTTAG
- a CDS encoding EF-hand domain-containing protein, whose protein sequence is MKRKTILALSLVTATVVGGAFAIPALAGGWGPGNCGGGMRGPGAWGHGAWGPGTGGPGAMMQQQGGMPGGQWGNMPGPRGRAMHGRMGFGPRGGMGPMNSAVFRAFDTDKDGTVSADEIEKGVASLQKKFDTDGNGTLSFPEFQALHAEVTRDFARRPFQMMDRNADGQVSADELRFPAQMLARFAPYDIGAGDTIGTPPADAPDAK, encoded by the coding sequence ATGAAACGGAAAACGATCCTTGCCCTCAGCCTTGTCACCGCGACCGTGGTCGGTGGCGCCTTCGCAATCCCGGCGCTCGCCGGCGGCTGGGGCCCCGGCAACTGCGGCGGCGGCATGCGCGGCCCCGGTGCGTGGGGCCATGGAGCGTGGGGCCCCGGAACGGGCGGTCCCGGCGCCATGATGCAGCAGCAGGGCGGCATGCCCGGCGGCCAGTGGGGCAACATGCCCGGCCCGCGCGGGCGCGCCATGCACGGCCGCATGGGCTTTGGTCCGCGCGGCGGCATGGGCCCGATGAACAGCGCCGTCTTCCGCGCCTTCGACACGGACAAGGACGGCACCGTCAGCGCCGACGAGATCGAGAAGGGCGTCGCCTCGCTGCAGAAGAAGTTCGACACCGACGGCAACGGCACCCTGTCCTTCCCCGAGTTCCAGGCACTCCACGCCGAGGTGACCCGCGACTTCGCCAGGCGCCCGTTCCAGATGATGGACCGCAATGCGGACGGTCAGGTCAGTGCCGACGAGCTGCGGTTCCCGGCCCAGATGCTGGCGCGGTTCGCGCCCTACGATATCGGCGCCGGCGACACCATCGGCACCCCGCCAGCCGACGCCCCGGACGCCAAGTAA
- a CDS encoding L,D-transpeptidase translates to MPCRIVSTGARQTGDQARSPAPHHDTACAGTAPPSPARRMFLTGSASAAGLLLAGCAIRPPRQQGPTAEELTERNAAMMYRAMPEEPFPIPAVDLKKVDARYYRATVPDPTGAPPGTVYVDTANFYLYLVQENGMARRYGVGLGRAGFAWSGRARIAWKKEWPTWTPPDEMIARQPELAPYSAKNGGMAPGLGNPLGARALYIFEGKVDTLYRIHGTAEAWSIGRAVSSGCVRLLNQDVIDLYDRVPPDTPIIVA, encoded by the coding sequence ATGCCCTGCCGAATTGTATCGACCGGCGCCCGACAGACGGGCGACCAGGCCCGGTCGCCCGCCCCGCACCATGACACCGCCTGCGCCGGAACCGCACCGCCCTCGCCGGCGCGGCGCATGTTCCTCACCGGCAGCGCCAGCGCCGCCGGCCTCTTGCTTGCCGGCTGCGCCATCCGGCCGCCGCGGCAGCAAGGACCGACCGCCGAAGAACTGACTGAGCGGAATGCGGCCATGATGTACCGGGCGATGCCGGAAGAGCCGTTCCCGATCCCGGCCGTCGATCTGAAGAAGGTCGATGCGCGGTACTACCGCGCGACCGTGCCGGACCCGACGGGGGCGCCGCCGGGCACGGTCTATGTGGATACCGCCAATTTCTATCTCTACCTGGTGCAGGAAAACGGCATGGCCCGGCGCTACGGCGTCGGCCTCGGGCGCGCCGGCTTTGCCTGGTCCGGCCGGGCGCGGATCGCCTGGAAGAAGGAATGGCCGACCTGGACGCCGCCGGACGAGATGATCGCGCGCCAGCCGGAACTCGCCCCCTACAGCGCCAAGAACGGCGGCATGGCGCCGGGGCTCGGCAACCCGCTCGGCGCTCGCGCGCTCTACATCTTTGAGGGTAAGGTCGACACGCTCTACCGCATCCACGGCACGGCGGAGGCCTGGAGCATCGGCCGTGCCGTCTCCAGCGGCTGCGTGCGGCTCCTCAACCAGGACGTCATCGACCTCTACGACCGTGTCCCGCCCGACACGCCGATCATCGTGGCGTGA
- a CDS encoding L-iditol 2-dehydrogenase, whose product MKRLDGKTALITGAARGIGFAYAKAYVREGARVAIADINIARAREAAAEIGEAAIAIDMDVTKQESIDAGVAEAVEKLGRIDILINNAALFTAAPIVEITREDYDKVFAVNFTGAVFTLQAVAKHMIARGGGGKIINMASQAGRRGEALVAVYCATKAAMISFTQSAGLDLIKYGINVNAIAPGVVDGEHWDGVDGFFAKLEHKEPGEKKKEVGLGVPYGRMGKAEDLTGMAIFLATSEADYIVSQCFNVDGGQWMS is encoded by the coding sequence ATGAAACGTTTGGATGGAAAGACAGCGCTGATCACCGGAGCCGCCCGCGGCATCGGGTTTGCCTATGCAAAGGCCTATGTCCGCGAAGGCGCAAGGGTCGCGATCGCCGACATCAACATCGCCAGGGCGCGGGAAGCTGCCGCCGAAATCGGTGAGGCGGCCATCGCCATCGACATGGACGTGACGAAGCAGGAAAGCATCGATGCCGGCGTCGCCGAGGCGGTCGAAAAGCTCGGCCGCATCGACATCCTGATCAACAATGCGGCGCTCTTCACTGCCGCGCCGATCGTGGAGATCACCCGCGAGGACTACGACAAGGTCTTCGCCGTCAACTTCACCGGCGCGGTCTTCACCCTGCAGGCAGTCGCCAAGCACATGATCGCGCGCGGCGGCGGCGGCAAGATCATCAACATGGCAAGCCAGGCCGGGCGCCGCGGCGAGGCGCTGGTTGCGGTCTATTGCGCGACCAAGGCGGCGATGATCTCGTTCACCCAGTCGGCCGGCCTCGACCTCATCAAATACGGCATCAACGTCAACGCCATCGCGCCGGGCGTCGTCGATGGCGAGCACTGGGACGGGGTCGACGGCTTCTTCGCCAAGCTTGAGCACAAGGAGCCCGGCGAAAAGAAGAAAGAGGTCGGCCTCGGTGTTCCCTACGGCCGCATGGGCAAGGCCGAGGACCTCACCGGCATGGCGATCTTCCTCGCCACCAGCGAGGCCGACTACATCGTCTCCCAGTGCTTCAACGTCGATGGCGGGCAGTGGATGAGCTGA
- a CDS encoding sulfite exporter TauE/SafE family protein, protein MQIYLPIADLSFNVFYLAALGASVGFLSRLFGVGGGFLLTPLLVFSGIPAPVAVGSVSAQIVAASTPGALANWRRGGIDLHLALYLFLSGVIGAIAGVSTFDALRSAGQLDLVIAASYVVLLGTLGILMLREAVHAALNHRHDTDIHAKLARHHNRIQGLPLRLRFKRSKLYISVLPVLVIGLSVGFVAAMLGTGGGFLLVPALVYILRVPGSVVIGTALLQVLATLAVSTVLHAATSWNVDIVLAFCLMIGGIFGGQFGAAAGRHLKGQYLRALLALLVLAVAIRFAAGLIVSPHEAFTISALPTPRG, encoded by the coding sequence GTGCAGATCTACCTTCCCATCGCGGACCTCTCGTTCAACGTCTTCTATCTGGCCGCCCTCGGCGCGTCGGTCGGGTTCCTGTCGCGCCTGTTCGGCGTCGGCGGCGGCTTCCTGCTGACGCCGCTCCTGGTCTTTTCCGGGATTCCCGCGCCGGTCGCGGTCGGCTCGGTCAGCGCCCAGATCGTCGCCGCCTCGACGCCGGGCGCCCTCGCCAACTGGCGTCGCGGCGGCATCGATCTGCACCTGGCGCTCTATCTTTTCCTGTCGGGCGTCATCGGTGCCATCGCCGGCGTTTCGACCTTCGATGCCCTGAGGTCGGCCGGCCAGCTCGACCTCGTCATCGCCGCCTCCTATGTCGTCCTCCTCGGCACGCTCGGCATCCTGATGCTGCGCGAGGCGGTGCATGCCGCGCTCAACCACAGGCACGACACCGACATCCATGCGAAGCTGGCGCGCCATCACAACCGCATCCAGGGCCTGCCGTTGCGGCTGCGGTTCAAGCGCTCCAAGCTCTATATCAGCGTGCTGCCGGTCCTGGTGATCGGTCTCAGCGTCGGCTTCGTGGCGGCGATGCTCGGCACCGGCGGCGGCTTCCTGCTGGTGCCGGCGCTCGTTTATATCCTCAGGGTCCCGGGCTCCGTGGTCATCGGCACGGCGCTCCTTCAGGTGCTGGCGACCCTGGCGGTCTCCACGGTGCTGCATGCCGCGACGTCCTGGAACGTGGACATCGTGCTCGCCTTCTGCCTGATGATCGGCGGCATCTTCGGCGGCCAGTTCGGCGCCGCTGCCGGCCGCCACCTGAAGGGACAGTACTTGCGCGCGCTCCTTGCCCTCCTTGTCCTTGCGGTCGCCATCCGCTTCGCCGCCGGCCTGATCGTGTCGCCGCACGAGGCGTTCACGATCTCAGCCCTGCCGACGCCACGAGGCTGA
- a CDS encoding ATP-binding protein: MKWLLPRSLLGQLVLLILAALVAAQAVSIWLFADERGHALRAAIGLETADRVATVVRLIEQARPDARAAILAAASSPSARFSIDAEPEVSDGDDDAPGIAGRIRSLLGDAVDRDIRASLVRTGPGGRSVVPPDMPRGMHQRMMGFGPVRMQVSVPLSTGGWLNMATRVRRPGLQRPPGFLLTTVLSVAGVVAALWFGLSRITGPLRRLAVAADRLGRGEDLPPLPASGPREVRALSEAFSDMQDRLTRLISDRTRMLAALGHDLRSPITALRLRAEMVDDAETHDRMVAILDEMQEMVEATLAYARGIASDEETETVDLTSLVDDLAAEVSEAGPSVTVEPAPPLSVRARRTAMRRALRNVLENAQRYGGGAAVRLEAAGGDARLVVMDDGPGIAPDALEHVFDPFVRLEASRSRETGGTGLGLSIARDILRAHGGDITLANRAEGGLAATIVVPLARDGH; this comes from the coding sequence ATGAAATGGCTCCTGCCGCGCAGCCTTCTCGGGCAACTGGTGCTCTTGATCCTTGCCGCCCTGGTCGCGGCGCAGGCCGTCAGCATCTGGCTGTTTGCCGACGAGCGCGGCCATGCCCTGCGCGCCGCCATCGGCCTTGAGACGGCGGACCGGGTTGCCACGGTGGTCCGGCTGATCGAACAGGCGCGGCCGGATGCGCGCGCGGCGATCCTTGCGGCGGCAAGCTCTCCGTCTGCCCGGTTCTCGATCGATGCCGAGCCGGAGGTTTCCGACGGCGACGACGATGCGCCTGGTATTGCCGGGCGGATTCGCTCCCTTCTCGGCGACGCGGTGGACCGCGATATCCGGGCCTCGCTCGTGCGGACCGGTCCGGGCGGGCGTTCGGTGGTGCCCCCCGACATGCCGCGCGGGATGCACCAGCGGATGATGGGCTTCGGGCCAGTGCGGATGCAGGTCTCCGTACCCCTTTCGACGGGCGGCTGGCTGAACATGGCGACCCGCGTCCGGCGCCCGGGCCTGCAGCGGCCGCCCGGCTTCCTGCTCACCACCGTGCTGTCGGTCGCCGGCGTCGTCGCCGCGCTTTGGTTCGGGCTCAGCCGGATCACCGGACCGTTGCGGCGCCTCGCCGTTGCCGCCGACCGGCTCGGGCGCGGCGAGGACTTGCCGCCGCTGCCGGCGTCCGGCCCGCGCGAGGTGCGGGCGCTGTCGGAGGCGTTCAGCGACATGCAGGACCGGCTGACGCGGCTTATTTCCGACCGCACGCGCATGCTGGCCGCCCTCGGCCACGACCTGCGCTCGCCGATCACGGCGCTGCGCCTGCGCGCCGAAATGGTCGACGACGCGGAGACGCACGACCGCATGGTCGCCATCCTCGACGAAATGCAGGAGATGGTCGAGGCGACCCTTGCCTATGCACGGGGCATCGCAAGCGACGAAGAGACGGAGACCGTCGATTTGACGTCCCTCGTCGACGATCTCGCCGCCGAAGTCTCGGAAGCGGGTCCTTCGGTGACCGTCGAGCCGGCGCCTCCCCTCTCCGTTCGCGCGCGGCGCACGGCCATGCGGCGCGCCCTGCGCAACGTCCTTGAAAACGCCCAGCGCTATGGCGGCGGTGCGGCCGTCAGGCTGGAGGCGGCCGGCGGCGATGCACGGCTTGTCGTCATGGACGACGGCCCCGGCATCGCCCCGGACGCGCTGGAGCATGTGTTCGACCCGTTCGTGCGGCTGGAGGCCTCCCGCTCGCGCGAGACCGGCGGCACCGGCCTCGGCCTGTCGATCGCCCGCGACATCCTGCGCGCCCATGGCGGCGACATAACGCTCGCCAATCGCGCCGAAGGCGGCCTTGCGGCAACGATCGTCGTGCCGCTCGCCCGCGACGGGCACTGA
- a CDS encoding IclR family transcriptional regulator has translation MSSISKAASILACFATENTELSVSFVAEKLALPKSSISRLMKEMAQLGLLQRNADTRCYSPGYLLFQLGSIYQMRFDIIEIVDRIVRDLVKQTGCTGYIGLLNDGEIVAMRKHMGVDAVRYRIEVGRRYPVTYLSFGKALLARRTDAEIEGFFTKYPKDRPARMGEFLKEIAVIRSQGWAEATKTSVPGAHGLGVAVVSPLSSQLIGYSLSYHADLVSREKRREIAMALVNSARQAAALTRDYYWLNK, from the coding sequence GTGTCCTCAATCTCCAAGGCCGCCTCGATTCTGGCCTGTTTCGCGACCGAAAATACGGAGTTATCGGTCTCCTTCGTCGCCGAGAAACTCGCGCTGCCGAAAAGCTCCATATCGCGGTTGATGAAGGAAATGGCCCAGCTCGGGCTGCTGCAACGGAATGCCGACACCCGCTGCTACAGTCCTGGCTACCTGCTCTTCCAGCTCGGCTCGATCTACCAGATGCGTTTCGACATCATCGAGATCGTCGACCGGATCGTGCGCGACCTGGTCAAGCAGACGGGCTGCACCGGCTATATCGGGCTTCTCAACGACGGCGAGATCGTCGCCATGCGCAAGCATATGGGCGTCGATGCGGTGCGCTACAGGATCGAGGTCGGGCGGCGCTATCCGGTGACCTACCTGTCCTTCGGCAAGGCGCTTCTGGCGCGCCGGACGGATGCGGAAATCGAGGGCTTCTTCACCAAATATCCGAAGGACCGGCCGGCGAGGATGGGCGAGTTCCTGAAGGAAATCGCCGTCATCCGCTCGCAGGGCTGGGCCGAGGCCACCAAGACCTCCGTGCCCGGCGCCCACGGCCTCGGCGTCGCCGTGGTGAGCCCGCTTTCCAGCCAGTTGATCGGCTATTCACTCTCCTATCACGCCGACCTGGTGAGCCGGGAAAAACGCCGCGAGATCGCCATGGCCCTGGTCAACAGCGCCCGCCAGGCGGCGGCCCTGACCCGTGACTACTATTGGCTGAACAAGTGA